In a single window of the Zea mays cultivar B73 chromosome 5, Zm-B73-REFERENCE-NAM-5.0, whole genome shotgun sequence genome:
- the LOC100276959 gene encoding uncharacterized protein LOC100276959 precursor, with the protein MAARRLLLLLAVVAASLLAADARPCHGFLVAIPSDPNPDPSRGYGAVNRHLGAPHVATVITVFRVRRLGPHVPHGHRNHHHLHSIPANVQIHRPDLLHPATAAAAGPQERVRDILVVVVGLLFGLACGALTAASVYLVWSMVAGAAAASPYDELYEDEDESSDTESPKKVGYVIIQELEVHEGGKK; encoded by the coding sequence ATGGCCgctcgccgcctcctcctgctcctcGCCGTTGTCGCCGCGTCCCTCCTGGCTGCCGACGCGCGGCCGTGCCACGGCTTCCTCGTCGCCATCCCGTCCGATCCCAACCCCGACCCCAGCAGAGGCTACGGCGCCGTcaaccgccacctcggcgctccccACGTCGCCACGGTCATCACCGTCTTCCGCGTGCGCCGCCTCGGTCCACACGTCCCCCACGGCCACCGCAACCACCACCACCTCCATTCTATCCCCGCCAACGTTCAGATCCATCGCCCCGATCTCCTGCACCCCGCCACGGCCGCGGCCGCCGGGCCCCAGGAGCGCGTCAGGGACATACTCGTGGTGGTCGTGGGGCTCCTCTTCGGCCTCGCCTGCGGCGCGCTCACCGCTGCCTCCGTGTACCTCGTCTGGTCCATGGTCGCCGGCGCCGCCGCGGCTTCCCCGTACGACGAGCTCTATGAGGACGAGGACGAGTCGTCTGACACCGAGAGCCCCAAGAAGGTCGGATACGTCATCATCCAGGAGCTCGAGGTGCATGAAGGCGGTAAGAAGTAG